In the genome of [Mycoplasma] phocae, one region contains:
- a CDS encoding dUTP diphosphatase, with amino-acid sequence MNLKYIFDTQIKLDEEISNSLVNPNNIDKKRVIALLVELGEFANEVMTFKYWKKQIKINHDAMLEEFADGIHFLTSIAYRNHLDPEIPIIIKHQDFNMQLIYTYQCFTKLFKSEKKSNIKKAYGAYLGLGQIMKISYDDIIESYNKKNQKNFERIKNNY; translated from the coding sequence ATGAATTTAAAATATATCTTTGATACTCAAATTAAATTAGATGAGGAAATTAGTAATTCGTTAGTTAATCCTAACAATATTGATAAAAAAAGAGTTATCGCTTTGCTTGTTGAGCTTGGCGAATTCGCTAATGAAGTCATGACATTCAAATATTGAAAAAAACAAATTAAAATTAACCATGACGCCATGTTAGAGGAATTTGCTGATGGTATTCATTTTCTAACAAGTATTGCCTACCGCAACCATTTAGATCCTGAAATTCCCATTATTATAAAACATCAAGATTTTAATATGCAGCTTATTTATACATACCAATGTTTTACAAAATTATTTAAATCAGAGAAAAAATCAAATATTAAAAAAGCTTATGGAGCTTACTTAGGTCTTGGTCAAATTATGAAAATTTCATATGATGATATTATTGAATCTTATAATAAGAAAAATCAAAAAAATTTCGAAAGAATTAAAAATAATTATTAA
- a CDS encoding thermonuclease family protein, with translation MRNKKIIIPALALSSIFIPIAAISCTFEQKSAYQDQISELKQKIAKQKSYIPNYENIQNDINILESQIKSQNLNDKSIQEKIDEIRQTLEKYENNNLNASDFKFEIIEGEFKINKAREIKSWNIRVRDGDTLEAFSENKKDLPDSKIVLRFAGVDTPETHSHKNGKFYDTTGIQYKYGKIAEHYTKRILEEAKKIYIVPQRTKNSANKHLENDKKYLDRYGRTVGIVYYQDSDGKIYCLNEQLVYYGYAKMKYISLSKSSSFYTDNVEYFKSLENAQKHAIDNHLGIYAKSVDIAEIYPNK, from the coding sequence ATGAGAAATAAAAAAATAATAATCCCGGCACTTGCTTTAAGTTCTATCTTTATCCCAATAGCCGCTATTTCATGTACCTTTGAGCAAAAATCTGCATACCAAGATCAAATTTCAGAACTTAAGCAAAAAATAGCCAAACAAAAATCTTATATTCCAAATTATGAAAATATTCAAAACGATATTAATATTCTTGAATCTCAAATTAAAAGCCAAAATCTTAATGACAAATCAATTCAAGAAAAAATTGATGAAATTAGACAAACATTAGAGAAATACGAAAATAACAATTTAAATGCGAGTGATTTTAAATTCGAAATAATCGAAGGAGAATTTAAAATTAATAAAGCTAGAGAAATAAAAAGCTGAAATATCCGCGTAAGAGATGGTGATACTTTAGAAGCCTTTTCTGAAAATAAAAAAGATTTGCCAGATTCTAAAATAGTGCTTCGCTTTGCTGGAGTTGATACTCCTGAAACACATTCACATAAAAATGGCAAATTCTATGACACAACCGGAATTCAGTACAAATATGGAAAAATAGCGGAACATTATACAAAACGTATCTTAGAAGAAGCTAAAAAAATTTACATTGTCCCCCAAAGAACTAAAAATAGTGCCAATAAACATCTAGAAAATGACAAAAAATATCTTGATCGATATGGTCGAACCGTTGGAATAGTTTACTATCAAGATAGCGATGGTAAAATTTATTGCCTTAATGAGCAATTGGTATATTATGGATATGCTAAAATGAAATATATTTCATTAAGTAAGAGCAGTTCTTTCTACACTGATAATGTTGAATATTTCAAAAGTTTAGAAAATGCTCAAAAACACGCAATTGATAATCACCTTGGAATTTATGCAAAAAGTGTAGACATTGCTGAGATTTATCCAAATAAATAA
- the cysS gene encoding cysteine--tRNA ligase, with protein sequence MKRIYLCGPTVYNYPHIGNLRPAMTFDIMIRTQRYLGEEIFFLQNITDIDDKIIQKAIEEKKSELEISQFYENYYRQQYQKFNLESPDKWIRVTDSLDQMYRYIQRLIDVNAAYQVNKNVFFDVMKFKNEYGSISNQKIANLIASEGNDYGKKNILDFALWKETNQGVKYNSPFGEGRPGWHTECSCFIDSFFNGETIDIHGGGIDLIFPHHENENIQHFALHNKPIAKDWLHFGTLNYKNQKMSKSLGNIIYPHTFLEKYDADTYRILILTTNYSKPINITDELLNNNQIQINKFRLIANKIQLEEINLNYDSEIINKIIKLFANLDFANGYSEWIKLAKSQNSYGNFIKIAELLGFIFPLNKLSHEDKKLYNSWKDAVQNKHYQEADSMRDELKKKRII encoded by the coding sequence ATGAAAAGAATATATTTATGTGGTCCCACCGTTTATAATTACCCACACATCGGAAATTTAAGACCGGCAATGACTTTTGATATCATGATTAGAACCCAAAGATATTTAGGAGAAGAAATCTTTTTTCTTCAAAATATTACTGACATTGATGACAAAATTATCCAAAAAGCAATTGAAGAGAAAAAAAGTGAGCTCGAAATCTCACAATTCTATGAAAATTATTATCGACAACAGTATCAAAAATTTAATTTAGAATCACCTGATAAATGAATTAGAGTAACCGATTCGCTTGATCAAATGTATCGCTATATTCAAAGATTAATCGATGTTAATGCGGCTTATCAAGTTAATAAAAATGTTTTTTTTGATGTAATGAAATTTAAAAATGAATATGGTAGCATTAGTAATCAAAAAATTGCCAATTTAATTGCGAGTGAAGGTAATGACTATGGTAAAAAAAATATTTTAGATTTTGCTTTATGAAAAGAGACTAATCAAGGAGTTAAATACAATAGTCCATTTGGTGAGGGACGTCCAGGGTGACATACGGAATGTAGTTGTTTTATTGATAGTTTCTTTAATGGTGAAACAATTGATATTCATGGCGGCGGAATTGATTTAATTTTTCCACATCATGAAAATGAAAATATTCAACATTTCGCTCTACACAACAAACCCATCGCTAAGGATTGATTGCATTTCGGAACTCTTAATTATAAGAATCAAAAAATGTCAAAATCATTAGGTAATATTATTTATCCTCACACATTTTTAGAAAAATATGATGCTGACACTTATCGAATTTTAATTCTAACAACAAACTATAGTAAGCCAATCAATATTACTGATGAACTACTTAATAACAATCAAATACAAATCAATAAATTTAGATTAATTGCTAATAAGATTCAACTAGAAGAAATCAACTTAAATTATGACAGTGAAATAATTAATAAAATCATTAAGTTATTTGCTAATCTTGATTTTGCAAATGGATATAGTGAATGAATTAAATTAGCCAAAAGTCAAAATAGTTATGGTAATTTTATTAAAATTGCTGAACTTTTAGGTTTTATTTTTCCGCTTAATAAGCTTAGTCATGAAGATAAAAAACTATACAATAGTTGAAAAGATGCTGTTCAAAACAAGCACTATCAAGAAGCTGATTCAATGAGAGATGAGCTAAAGAAGAAAAGGATTATCTAG
- the arcA gene encoding arginine deiminase has product MSVFDSKFKGIHVYSEIGELESVLVHEPGREIEYITPARLDELLFSAILESHDARKEHQEFVAELKKNNINVVELTDLVSETYDMVSKEKQEKLIEEFLEDSEPVLSKEHKELVRKFLMGLKSSKELIQYMMAGITKHDLMIESEHELIVDPMPNLYFTRDPFASVGNGVTIHYMRYKVRQRETLFSRFVFANHPKLMKTPLYYNPEMKLSIEGGDVFIYNNDTLVVGVSERTDLETITLLAKNIRANKECEFKRIVAINVPKWTNLMHLDTWLTMLDKDKFLYSPIANDVFKFWDYDLVNDGDEPQPKVNGLPLEELLESIIHKKPVLIPIAGTSASDIDVERETHFDGTNYLAIAPGVVIGYSRNEKTNKALEDAGIKVLPFKGNQLSLGMGNARCMSMPLSRKDVKW; this is encoded by the coding sequence ATGTCTGTATTTGACAGTAAATTTAAGGGAATTCATGTATATTCAGAAATTGGAGAACTAGAATCAGTTTTAGTACATGAACCAGGGCGTGAAATTGAATATATAACTCCAGCCCGACTAGATGAGTTATTATTCTCAGCAATCCTAGAAAGCCACGATGCTCGTAAAGAACATCAAGAATTTGTTGCTGAACTAAAGAAAAACAATATTAATGTAGTTGAGCTAACAGATCTAGTATCTGAAACATATGATATGGTTTCGAAAGAAAAACAAGAAAAATTAATCGAAGAATTCTTAGAAGATTCTGAACCAGTTCTATCTAAAGAACACAAAGAATTAGTAAGAAAATTCTTAATGGGATTAAAATCTTCAAAAGAACTAATTCAGTACATGATGGCAGGAATCACTAAACACGATTTAATGATTGAATCAGAACATGAGTTAATCGTTGACCCAATGCCAAACTTATACTTCACTCGTGACCCATTTGCATCAGTGGGAAATGGTGTAACCATTCACTACATGAGATATAAAGTTAGACAGCGTGAAACATTATTCTCAAGATTTGTTTTCGCAAATCACCCTAAACTAATGAAAACACCACTATACTACAACCCAGAAATGAAATTATCAATCGAAGGTGGGGACGTATTTATTTACAACAATGATACCCTAGTAGTTGGTGTTTCAGAAAGAACTGATTTAGAAACAATCACCCTATTAGCAAAAAATATTCGTGCAAACAAAGAATGTGAATTCAAGCGTATCGTTGCTATCAATGTTCCTAAGTGAACTAACCTAATGCACTTAGATACATGACTAACAATGTTAGATAAAGATAAATTCTTATATTCACCAATTGCTAACGATGTATTTAAATTCTGAGATTATGATCTAGTTAATGATGGAGATGAACCACAACCAAAAGTTAATGGTTTACCACTAGAAGAATTATTGGAATCAATCATTCACAAGAAACCTGTTTTAATTCCTATTGCTGGAACTTCAGCTTCAGATATCGATGTTGAAAGAGAAACTCACTTTGATGGAACAAACTACCTAGCTATTGCTCCTGGAGTTGTTATTGGATATTCACGTAATGAGAAAACCAATAAAGCTTTAGAAGATGCTGGAATCAAAGTTCTACCATTTAAGGGAAATCAATTATCACTTGGTATGGGAAATGCACGTTGTATGTCAATGCCTCTATCACGTAAAGATGTTAAATGATAA
- the rpoE gene encoding DNA-directed RNA polymerase subunit delta, whose product MEYKTLVDIAKETLGNSEGMEFREIFDGVTKKIFDRWRSETPLEISDEKMLEAKRGELFRLLTVDGRFFHNEDGTWTALRPEIKG is encoded by the coding sequence ATGGAATACAAAACTCTTGTTGATATTGCTAAGGAGACACTAGGAAATAGTGAAGGAATGGAATTTAGAGAAATTTTTGATGGGGTGACAAAAAAAATTTTCGATAGATGACGCTCTGAAACACCATTAGAAATATCCGATGAAAAGATGTTAGAAGCAAAACGCGGCGAGTTGTTTCGGCTATTAACAGTTGATGGAAGATTTTTTCACAATGAAGATGGCACATGAACAGCTCTAAGACCAGAAATTAAAGGTTAG
- a CDS encoding variable surface lipoprotein produces MKKSTKLMISLGSISSVVVLPLVAAACGNSTDRANRKTNQSIDFTKYGVESATLKKERVLIHPAARDANKLDDNGVFTFSLHLEPTRGVTGEWLGFASEVRSLNDNTLVEPETVKVATTQADTTADPEKGFPLVFKWDGNNKLTEGKYYTFVFWKKDGTEKIVFKQEFINSSQDTFRAEKRRKTNQTLDFTKYGITKAATVKDRVLIHPAARDANKLDQDGVFKFSLHLAPTKGVTGTWIGVASEVKSLEDNTLVEPESVKVAETEADTAADSETGFPLIFKWDKENNKLTEGKAYTFVFWKKDGTERIVFKQEFIDSSRDTFLAEKARRTNQTIDFTKYGVAKDFPEGRVLTRTLIHPADRRSNKFNAQGNFRFALHLKPVEGATGEWIALATEVNSLSDNTLKLDSNGNPIVKKATTIAKPTESFPLEFIWSENGQKLEAGKFYTFIFWKKDGSEKIVFKDEFIKTSQDTFKAE; encoded by the coding sequence ATGAAAAAATCTACAAAATTAATGATTTCTTTAGGATCAATTTCATCTGTTGTGGTTTTACCACTAGTTGCTGCAGCTTGTGGCAATTCAACTGATAGAGCAAACAGAAAAACTAATCAATCAATAGATTTTACTAAGTATGGAGTTGAATCTGCCACTCTTAAAAAAGAAAGAGTGTTAATTCACCCAGCTGCTAGAGACGCCAATAAATTGGATGATAATGGCGTGTTTACATTTAGTTTACATCTTGAACCAACAAGAGGAGTAACTGGAGAATGATTAGGTTTTGCTTCTGAAGTTAGATCACTAAATGACAATACTTTAGTTGAACCAGAAACAGTTAAAGTTGCTACAACTCAAGCTGATACAACTGCGGATCCAGAAAAAGGCTTTCCATTAGTATTTAAATGAGATGGTAATAATAAATTAACTGAAGGAAAATACTATACATTCGTGTTCTGGAAAAAAGACGGAACAGAAAAAATTGTTTTCAAACAAGAATTTATTAACTCAAGTCAAGATACTTTTAGAGCAGAAAAAAGAAGAAAAACCAATCAAACATTAGACTTTACAAAATACGGTATTACTAAAGCCGCTACTGTTAAAGATAGAGTTTTAATTCACCCAGCTGCTAGAGATGCAAATAAATTAGACCAAGACGGAGTATTCAAATTTAGTCTACACCTTGCTCCAACAAAAGGAGTAACAGGAACATGAATAGGTGTTGCTTCTGAAGTTAAATCATTAGAAGATAATACTTTAGTTGAACCAGAAAGTGTTAAAGTTGCTGAAACTGAAGCTGATACAGCTGCTGATTCAGAAACAGGATTCCCATTAATTTTTAAATGAGATAAAGAAAACAACAAATTAACTGAAGGTAAAGCATACACATTTGTATTTTGAAAAAAAGACGGAACAGAAAGAATTGTTTTCAAACAAGAATTTATAGATTCAAGCAGAGACACATTTTTAGCAGAAAAAGCTAGAAGAACTAATCAAACTATTGATTTTACTAAATACGGTGTTGCTAAAGATTTTCCAGAAGGTAGAGTTTTAACAAGAACTTTAATTCACCCGGCGGATAGAAGATCAAATAAATTTAATGCACAGGGAAATTTTAGATTTGCTCTACATTTAAAACCTGTGGAAGGAGCTACCGGAGAATGAATAGCACTTGCAACTGAAGTAAATTCATTATCAGATAATACCTTAAAACTTGATTCTAATGGTAATCCAATTGTTAAAAAAGCGACAACTATTGCAAAACCAACTGAATCATTCCCATTAGAATTTATTTGAAGTGAAAATGGTCAAAAATTAGAGGCAGGGAAATTCTATACATTTATTTTTTGAAAAAAAGATGGTTCAGAAAAAATTGTATTTAAAGACGAATTTATTAAAACTAGTCAAGATACATTTAAGGCAGAATAA
- the arcC gene encoding carbamate kinase: protein MSRIVIALGGNALGNNPQEQKELVKVPAKKIAELVKAGHEVIVGHGNGPQVGMIFNGFVSAHSVNAKSPLVPLPEAGAMSQGYIGYHMVSAISNAFVDEGLTENEVLYILTQTLVDPKDPAFKNPTKPIGPFFSSKEEAEAANPNSVIVEDAGRGYRKVVASPKPINFVGINQIKKAIESGATVIVGGGGGIPTVKGTDGYIDGVDGVIDKDFALAKMAALAKADYFIVLTAVDYVKVNYGKPDQKDLKAVNKAELEKYISENQFAPGSMLPKVQAAIKFVEEGGKAAFIGDLKDLENIIAEKIGTKVTLN, encoded by the coding sequence ATGAGTAGAATTGTTATTGCTTTAGGCGGTAATGCCTTAGGAAATAATCCACAAGAACAAAAAGAACTTGTTAAAGTTCCTGCTAAAAAAATTGCTGAATTAGTTAAAGCAGGACATGAAGTTATCGTAGGTCATGGTAACGGTCCACAAGTAGGAATGATTTTTAACGGTTTTGTTAGTGCTCACTCAGTGAATGCTAAATCACCATTAGTTCCTTTACCAGAAGCTGGAGCAATGAGTCAAGGATATATCGGATATCATATGGTATCAGCAATCTCTAATGCTTTTGTTGATGAAGGTTTAACTGAAAATGAAGTTTTATACATTTTAACTCAAACTTTAGTTGATCCTAAAGATCCAGCTTTCAAAAATCCAACCAAACCAATTGGTCCATTCTTCAGTTCAAAAGAAGAAGCAGAAGCTGCAAATCCAAATAGTGTTATTGTTGAAGATGCTGGTCGTGGATACCGTAAAGTAGTTGCTTCACCTAAACCAATTAACTTTGTTGGAATTAATCAAATTAAAAAAGCGATTGAATCAGGCGCAACAGTTATCGTTGGTGGTGGAGGGGGAATCCCAACCGTTAAAGGTACTGATGGTTATATTGATGGTGTTGATGGAGTTATTGATAAAGACTTTGCTTTAGCAAAAATGGCTGCTTTAGCAAAAGCTGATTACTTTATCGTTCTAACAGCCGTTGACTATGTTAAAGTTAACTATGGTAAACCAGATCAAAAAGATCTAAAAGCTGTTAATAAAGCTGAATTAGAAAAATACATTTCAGAAAATCAATTTGCTCCAGGAAGTATGCTTCCAAAAGTACAAGCTGCAATTAAATTCGTTGAAGAAGGCGGAAAAGCAGCTTTCATCGGTGATTTAAAAGACTTAGAAAATATCATTGCTGAAAAAATTGGAACAAAAGTTACATTAAATTAA
- the rlmB gene encoding 23S rRNA (guanosine(2251)-2'-O)-methyltransferase RlmB, producing MKNFIFGKNSVLEALKNHFPIKKLYLQKGLVNREIKFKNIIYLDMVEMNKMVKGNHQGYIAEINDYQYYDLGTVLKDKPEIVLMLDHIQDPQNFGAIMRSASVFGIKHLIIPKNRACEVTATVLKISSGGFKDLKVIKVASLFEAIQTLKKNNFWVYASVLNDKAKALHKINFAKPTCLIVGNEETGVSNTLIKHTDELVYIQQSEDSVQSLNVAAATSILLYEITKK from the coding sequence GTGAAAAATTTTATTTTTGGTAAAAATTCTGTGCTTGAAGCTTTAAAAAACCATTTTCCTATTAAAAAACTTTATCTCCAAAAAGGCCTAGTAAATCGAGAAATAAAATTTAAAAATATTATTTATTTAGATATGGTCGAAATGAATAAAATGGTAAAGGGTAATCATCAAGGTTATATTGCTGAAATTAATGACTATCAATACTATGATCTGGGAACTGTACTAAAAGATAAGCCAGAAATTGTGCTAATGTTAGATCATATCCAAGACCCGCAAAATTTTGGAGCCATTATGCGATCAGCTAGTGTTTTTGGAATAAAACATCTTATCATTCCTAAAAATCGAGCTTGTGAAGTAACTGCAACTGTTTTAAAAATTTCATCAGGTGGATTTAAAGACCTTAAAGTTATTAAGGTGGCCTCATTATTCGAAGCAATTCAAACACTTAAAAAAAATAATTTTTGAGTTTATGCTTCGGTGCTAAACGATAAAGCAAAAGCACTTCATAAAATTAACTTTGCTAAACCAACTTGCTTAATTGTTGGCAATGAAGAAACAGGAGTATCAAATACACTAATTAAACATACCGATGAACTTGTCTATATTCAACAAAGTGAAGACTCTGTTCAATCACTTAATGTGGCTGCCGCTACTAGCATTTTATTATATGAGATAACAAAAAAATAA
- the argS gene encoding arginine--tRNA ligase, with product MNMTKDIIIASIEEALKKMNIKKPIILTESKSYGDYSTNIALTLQREIGKKAIDIANEINQNIDLKNYPEIKEIKVSEPGFINFWVSNSVFGDTVNQINKLGNDYGSIKDKNRGPINVEFVSANPTGYLHIGHARNAAIGATLCNILEKGGYKVTREYLVNDYGNQMNRLAISVFSRYQQIFDKDYQMPEDAYRGGDIIQFAEEFHRQNQDKYKGVEYTEEMEALFKEFGRKFALKNIESDLKRFGVWFDLYTSEAEQYKKNLVWPTIKRLKTTYVKDGATWLATTKGGKDDKDRVIIKSNGDSTYLCADIAYHEQKFLQLNDKEKGIIIDVWGADHSGYVERVKFSFEDLGWRRDQLEIILFQLLRVVKNGKEIKMSKRLGTSLTLKELLDLVGKDAIRFFLIERSYNSKIDFDIAKVNKPDETNPMYIIKYAHARCVQLLEKSANKNPIAKTLDNEYAQKLVNELKEYPDLIATMAKNYKVNLLPPFLVKLAGAFNSFYSNTKVLGSENEESYLALVKATKIVLANGMQLMDLDIPDRM from the coding sequence ATGAACATGACAAAAGATATTATTATAGCTTCAATTGAAGAAGCTCTAAAAAAAATGAACATTAAAAAGCCAATAATTTTGACAGAATCCAAAAGTTATGGAGACTACTCAACAAATATTGCTTTAACTTTACAGAGGGAGATTGGCAAAAAAGCAATTGATATTGCAAACGAAATTAATCAAAATATTGATTTAAAAAATTATCCAGAAATTAAGGAAATCAAGGTTTCAGAGCCTGGTTTTATCAATTTCTGAGTATCAAATTCTGTCTTTGGAGACACAGTTAATCAAATTAATAAATTGGGAAATGACTACGGTAGTATTAAAGATAAAAATCGTGGTCCAATTAATGTCGAATTTGTATCAGCAAACCCAACTGGATATTTACACATCGGACATGCTAGAAATGCCGCAATTGGTGCTACATTATGTAACATTTTAGAAAAAGGTGGTTATAAGGTTACTCGTGAATATTTAGTTAATGACTACGGAAATCAAATGAACAGATTGGCAATTTCGGTTTTCTCAAGATATCAACAAATTTTTGATAAAGATTACCAAATGCCTGAAGATGCTTACCGTGGCGGAGATATTATTCAATTTGCAGAAGAATTTCATAGGCAAAATCAAGACAAATATAAAGGTGTTGAATACACAGAAGAAATGGAGGCATTATTCAAAGAATTTGGTAGAAAATTTGCCTTGAAAAACATTGAAAGTGATTTAAAACGTTTTGGCGTATGATTTGATTTATACACCTCTGAAGCTGAACAGTATAAAAAGAATTTAGTTTGACCTACTATTAAGAGGTTAAAAACTACTTATGTAAAAGATGGAGCCACATGACTTGCAACCACTAAAGGTGGCAAGGACGATAAAGACCGTGTTATTATTAAAAGTAATGGCGATTCAACTTATTTATGTGCTGATATTGCCTACCACGAACAAAAGTTTTTACAATTAAATGATAAAGAAAAAGGAATTATCATCGACGTATGAGGAGCAGATCACTCAGGTTACGTTGAAAGGGTTAAATTTTCATTTGAGGACTTAGGTTGAAGAAGAGACCAATTAGAAATTATTTTATTCCAATTACTAAGAGTTGTGAAAAATGGTAAAGAGATAAAAATGTCTAAACGTTTAGGAACTTCACTAACATTAAAAGAATTACTTGATTTAGTAGGTAAAGATGCAATTCGTTTCTTCTTAATTGAAAGATCATATAATTCAAAAATTGATTTTGATATTGCAAAAGTTAACAAACCAGATGAAACAAACCCAATGTATATTATTAAATATGCCCATGCTCGTTGTGTTCAATTACTAGAAAAATCGGCAAATAAAAATCCAATTGCCAAAACATTAGATAATGAATATGCTCAAAAATTAGTTAATGAATTAAAAGAATACCCTGACTTAATTGCTACTATGGCAAAAAATTACAAAGTTAATTTACTTCCACCATTTTTAGTAAAATTAGCTGGAGCATTTAACTCATTTTATTCAAATACTAAAGTTCTAGGATCAGAAAATGAAGAGTCATACTTGGCATTAGTTAAGGCAACTAAAATTGTTTTAGCAAATGGTATGCAATTAATGGATCTAGATATTCCAGATAGAATGTAA